In Mixophyes fleayi isolate aMixFle1 chromosome 3, aMixFle1.hap1, whole genome shotgun sequence, the genomic stretch AGGCAGAATGCAGACTATATACAGCATGTCCAGGATTAGGCCAGGAAATGACTTTGTGATTGATCCCATCCATCCTGTCTGTTGGACACTTTACATCACTGAATTATGAACGATTTGATGTGGTCCCAACATTCACATCCCCCCCCTTGCTGGCAGCTGATAACTGAGAGCAAGACATGTGACCCGTGGGTGTCTAATCATTGGCTGAACCCCTAACGCTCATCACTCTCCACAGAGAGGCTCATTTACATTTATACATGGCAGCCAATTAGATTTTATCTGTCTAGAACAACTTAAAccatgaaagcaaatgtctgattggacTGTTTTACTATAAGCAGACAGTGTAACATTGATGCTAGATGTGCGATGTTTCACTCtgaggcacagtggttagtattgcctCCGCATAGAGCCGGGATCAGGAATTCCATTCTGACCCGGGCactatctgtaaggagtttgtatgttctccccaagttTATGTGGATTTTCTCcatgtcctcccacactccaacgaCATTACTGCAAGGTTAACTAGCTGCTGACAAATGGacatgtgtgtgtctatgtgaaagggggaatataaattgtaagctccactggccAGTTGATGGCATGGAATGATTAAAGCGTTGCATGATATGAGCTATATAACTGTTAATATACAGTTACATTCCATCCTAACCCCCATCTCTCTTTCGCAGGGTCCTGGAGCTTACAGTTTGAGCAGGGAAACAGCATCATCGTCCTCCGCAGTCTGCTCTGGTTAGGGATGACGTTCTATCACATACCTCTCACCCCACAACACGGGTATGTTTATATTGGAACCGGGGAGCGCAATATCGATCTTCCGTTCATGGTCTGAGCACCCCACCAGCAGAAAGGACTTGTCACAAAGATGCGGGATGTCAGGATCACACTGGATCCTCCGTCATGTACATGACCAGCCGGAGTCCTTGGATTATGAAGTGTAATGACATTCGCTGTCATTTCCCAGAATGCAGTGTGACTTGTATCTGACACAATCCATCGATACTGAACTCACATTTTCTATATTGCTGTTTTActtgtcaataaaatatattcatggTGCATTTCTGTGTGGAAATAGTTCATCCTGTGAGTGCACAGTAACGCTGTGTGCTCTGCTCTTATTTTATTTGAGACCAGCTTTGGGCAAACTCTACCTCTACAGAATGGCACGGACATGATTGGCATCACTTGCAAATGAGGATCCGATGTCCAAGCTCTTGGCCGCAGCCCAGATATTGTTCCAGAAACCTGCAAACACCTCACCTAACCGGCCTTCAGTGCGGATAATATTCTGCTGTTCCATGAGCCTCTCGTTTTCAGACAGCACAGTAGTGGTACCGTACAGGTACATACCAGAGGGACTGGACCCCGTCACCAATACATCTGACTCTGCTTCCGTTTACATATGGCTCGTCCACCTGCAGGGTTCATAGTATCTGAATCTGGTGCTCTCCTGAGTGAGGGTCTCACGTGTTGGGGAGCGACTCGCTGCAGTTCTCTCCTGAGTCAGAGTGAGGGTCTCCAGTGTCGGGGAGCGACTCGCTGCAGTGCTCTCCTGAGTGAGGATCTCCAGTGTCGAGGAACGACTCGCTGCAGTGCTCTCCTGAGTGAGGATCTCCAGTGTCGGGGAGCGACTCGCTGCAGTGCTCTCCTGAGTGAGGGTCTCCAGTGTCGGGGAGCGACTCGCTGCAGTGCTCTCCTGAGTGAGGGTCTCCAGTGTCGGGGAGCGACTCGCTGCAGTGCTCTCCTGAGTGAAGGTCTCCAGTGTCGGGGAGCGACTCGCTGCAGTGCTCTCCTGAGTGAGGGTCTCTAGTGTCGGGGAGCGACTCGCTGCAGTGCTCTCCTGAGTGAGGGTCTCCAGTGTCGGGGAGCGACTCGCTGCAGTGCTCTCCTGAGTGAGGGTCTCCAGTATCGGGGAGCAACTCGCTGCAGTGCTCTCCTGTATAATCAGTAAGTAGTGTTGTGTAATAGATTTAACCCACTGGCTGGAGCAGCTTCGTACCAGATACACAGATGTAGGGAATTTTCTTTCTCGGTGGCCCATTCATCAAGCCGTAAACCATGTGGAAACGGCTTTTCTCCACGTGGTTTAGACATGTTTAAGTTAATTCACTGTGTGACAAATGCTCAACACAGGAGATATTCTAGATTGAGTCAAGTTTCGCATTTTACCAGTCCCCATAAATTTCAATAGGGACTGTGGTCTGGGACAAGGTAACAAGCTCCTAGCTTTACAGAGCTTGAGCCCATTAGCTAAGATGTCATTTGATGTTCTACCCTATGGGGAGCATCGGATTCCTCACCACAGCATCCTGCTCTCCTCTCCAGTTACTAGTGGCTTTGTGCACGAGTACCAGCAGGGGAGAGACGGACTATCACACTTTTATGTTAAGTAAAGAATTGCCGGGACAGCCTCTTATAGGACGCTTTGTCCTGGGAAGATTTTTTAACACACGTGTTCAAACAAATCAACCGTCATCGTtacgatgacagatgataattaacggggCGATACCGCGTTAATTAATAAATGGATGGGATAAATAAATGGGATCTCTGGATCAAGGATAAATGTCTGAAAGTTCACACTCTGCTGCTTCCAGAAAGCACCGCCATTATCACCAAGCACGCTGACAGCCAATAGGAAGAGCCGCAGAATACCGCGTCTCCACCCCTGGAACGGTTCTATGACACCGATCAGATCCCGGCTCACGTCACAGCCCATCTCAATGTGTCTCATCCAAGTGCACGGATTGCATGCTCTTGGGGACAGTGAAAGAAGTCCAGAGGATATATTCTGTACTATATCTACTCCCACCTCGCTTGTTAGTAGCTATGACTAGGTTTAATATTAACATTTGCATTATAAGGGACTGGACACTTTTTGGgcaagaaaaatataatatagaggTAACTGGATATAGCACTGAACTCCTGCACAGCACATACAACGGCTCATAGCAGTTGTTGGAAGAAAACACAAAgagaaaagaaatacatttattatacaggCGAGTTACATGTAACCAACAGATGGAATGAACGTCTGACGTCACTGTTTGTAGCAGAGCGGATTACGTCCGTACCGTACGTTGTTTTTCATGATTGGGTCACCGACCGGCATCTTCACTTTACACCACTTTAGTCCCTTCTTATAGATCGGTTTAACGCTGGACGGGGACCAGAACGTCAGGTACCTGGGGAAGAACAAAAATTGTTTTGTGGAAATGTTCCAGGACAGAGTCCGGCTGAAATATTAATATTAGCCTGGAAGCCACACGCAAAAAGGTTCCATATGTTCGGTTTTTACACCGAAATCCTCGGATCCTGCAGAACATTCTAATTACTGAGTGTTAGCTGTAAATACTGTACTGTCCGACCAGATACAGGGTCTATTCATAGCTTCTTCTAACGGCATTGTGTAGTCACCGAACTGCATGAAATAAAACTCCTAATAAAAATCTCAGACTACTATGGACCTGtaaaaaattttttacattttttaaatgatgtaCTTAAACCCACAATGCCACCTACAGAAAGATTTTACCTACATGCGGCCCCCGAGCCAGAGACCCAGGGGCTGCTCTGTTGTGTGAGGACCAATCTCAAGCCTCCATCAAGCGATTGCTCCTCCCCATCCACCGCCACTTACAGTGGTAACTATACAGATTTGCTGGTTCCGGTAGGGATACGCCGCTGTGTGTGAAAACGTCTAATCGTGTTTTCTACCCTCCTCAAAACTGCAGAAATAAATctgtattattactattgttaccATGAAGGAAAAGTAACGTTATGAGTCCCAGGTTTCATGGTGACGATATATAAGACTAGAATTGCAGATAGAGTTGACCTTCTGTAGAGACGAGGATCACTGACAAATGACCGAACACGTTACCTGCACCATTACGGTCATTATCATACACACAGAGCTTCACCTTCCATCAGACAACAAGATCCACAATACTCCAGTGATGGCGGCTGAGCGCACTCTCACCTGTTTAGATGGAATTTTGGTTTGGGTACATGTCCCTCTGGCATTTTGGGCCGGTGGTCCGGGAAGAGACCTGGAGACAAAAAATGTTAATTAACACAACGAAACGCTCCTGGGCTCTTCTAAAGTTACCGATCAAATAATGTAACGGTCAAATGCCATGGGGGGGGGTCTATCTATTTCAGAGGGGCCCAAATGTCAGCATCTCTACAACAGATATCTCTAATGaactgtaatgtattattatgtaCATTATATGAACAGAGTGTTTCATATTAACAGACCGGGGCGTGTTATGTACAAGTTATTCTGGATATTAGTAATTACCTCGGTCACTTTCCTACGTTATAATCCCTCTGCCAATAATACCAAGTTCAATATCAGCTGTCGCTTCCCACAGTCCCCCCCATTGATATATTACATCTAAGTACAGGTGATGAATTGGTGTATTATAAATCATCACATATTGGTCATTGGCGCCTGGACTTATCCTATATGAAGTTTTGTGTAGCTGGACTTTCCTAATACTGTTTATTGCCAACAGATCGCGATTTATACCATAAAGATAAAGGattaaacatttaatataatGCACTTGGactaatataatactataatTAACTTTGAAGCACAGTTAATAATAAAGATCCTCAAACACTGGTAGTGTCCGTTTTACCAGCACAAAACATGTAATTTCCAGAATAACGTCCTGCTGAGATCTATACTTTGCTGGCAGAGTTCCGGATCCTTTATTGCAGTCACACAACAGCTAGAGGGCAGCACTGAGCCACGTAGAACTCTTACCCGCACGATGAGCCATCTTTACACAGGCTGTCACCTTCTTCTGCTCCTCTGTACACAGGCCGGTCAGCCTGCGCGGTAACATCCCCCCATCCGAGCGGATGAACTGACTCAGGACTAGGACATCCTGTAGAGCAGATAATTGTTAGTCTACATACTGGCTATGAATTGTGCCTTCATCTGCTGAGAGCCATCagtaattataatatattaaatgaatGGACCAGAGGAGAAGGTCCTGAGTGAACTCACAGATCTCCTCTGGCTACGATGCTACAGAAGGTGAAGCCGCTCTGGTCCAGTAATATACCTTCTGATCACAGAGTCTGCCATCGATCTATGGCTGGACACACACTAGACCAGACCTGTGTCTATCCATAGCTACAGGCTGCACTGGGACCATAATTACTTAGATGAAATGTGAAATACGTGTTTATGAGGGGAATATCCATTATTCTGCTCAACACAAACAGATTTTCAGATTTCTGTTAATTCTTCCTACTCTTAACATGTTACCCAATGCTTATACTATACACTCCATGACCCAGGTCATATGTGGCCTTTGACCCAACGGCTTACACACAGGCCTACATCTACGTCTCTTTCTTACATAGACCCGATGACCAGAACCTAGGACGGGTTCTCTCTCACCTATGTAGGTAGGGGAGAGACGGAGCTTATGAGAAGGATTGAGGTCGTGGTATTGGGAAAAAGCCTCAAGCATGATGCAGAGAACACATAACTCATGTGGGAAAAGTCAATCTTACCGTGTACTCGTACTTGTGTTTGAGGTTCCAGCGGCAGATCGGACACTGACCAGTTGGATTCGGAGGAGTTTGACCCATTTTTTCTTCAACAATCCGTCCTTCAATCTATAAAACAAGGGGCCGTCCTGAATACTGTACAAGCATCCGGCTTTCAATATTTCACATTATCCTTGGAAAACTGGTGGTAGCACAGAAACGCGTCACCAAAGGCAGGTATAATTGTCGGCTGATAATGCTGCAGTGAGAAgggagagatctgggggtaaatgtataaagcatagagttctggcgggtttgaaaaaccaatcagattctagctatcatttatttagtacattctacaatatgatagctagaatctgattggctgctataggcaacatctccacttttcaaatccgccggaaaactctcagcttgatacatttacccctggtctCTATCTGTGTAATATCTGCGTCTTACTCCCCCAGAAGACAAGGTAACAATATCACTTGGGAGATATGAATTGTAATCAGTAAATTTTAGGCTGTTTATGTAGTGACCACAACCCTCCAAACTGCTACGCAGCCGCTTCATCACCCGGATAGTAAACTAAATCATATGGTCTAGCGGATAAACCGAGGCTGAAATATGCTTATTTCTTATGAAAACCAAATAAACATTAGTTTTAGACTAGATTAAGGCCAGGAATAGTCATTTGTGTAATTAACAGAGAACATCACTGGTAACGGGGGGTTCAGGATCTCAGTACAGACCTTGTAACCTCGTAGGGTCCCCGGCTCATGGGTTTTCTGTTGTTTATATAAGACACCAGCTTACTTACTGACAGGTGCCCATCTTTATAAGAGCCCCCCCTAGTGGGCACAGTAAGATTCAACCCTCCTAGAGGATCCAGTGTACGAGGTTGATGATCAGTGATGAATATTACAGGCTACAAGCCATCTAGCAGAATATGACAAATGTCTGCATGGTCTATGAGGAATACTGAGCAGCTACACACCTCTGAGTGTGCTGTACTTACATAGATATCACAACGTGCTTCTTGTATTGTGTACACACAACCgcaaaatatatttatgctgCACTAAACACAAGAAACTCAATGTCTGGCCAAAAGAAAACGTAAGGCACTCGCACATTAAACAGACTGGGCACATAGAGAGAGAAAAGATGAAATATAGATCACTGGACAGATATCCAGTCTGATTGGCCGTATTCTTTGTAGACTTTTCAGATCCTTCATTAGACGTCTCGAAGTGTAGTATGTAGAGAGCCAGAGCGCTCTCTGCACATCGGAGCTCTCCTCTGGCACCCACCCTCCCCTTAAACAGACCCTGCTGAATGATACGTCTGCGGGGGCCGGCATGTATACACACGTGAACCCTTGGTTGGCCCAAGTCTCTGCCCTGACAAGATCTCGGCTGACTTGTTAAGCTCGTGGGTCACATGACCATTGCCAACACTGCCCAGTAGTACACACGGTTTACTTTGGAATATACCACACAGAAAAAACAGAGACTCTTATATCCATTTGAGATATAAATATTTCCCTTCCCAAACACAACAGCTGCCCACTCTGTGTATACACCATACGGTGACATCAGTCTGCCTCCCACAATGCACTGTACCAGACGACATCACATCCCAGCTGTTCCATGTGACTCACCATCCAGACTAACTGTTATATCACTTTAACAACACTTTTGTTATTAAACAACGGTCAACGCCAGAGACACAATTTCCTCTCTGCTGGTACATTCAGAGCACATGTGTCTGGCACGGCACAAAGGAGCTTTGATGTACTTTAATAGGAAACATTTGTCTTTCCTGTCTATGAGTCTACGGAGCAGCTTCACGATGGATGATCTCAGTGTGGCAGCAGACTGGGGTTACATTATATGGTGATGGTCTCAGGTGCGGGACACAGGGTCCTCTTCTTATGGGATACGAGGTACAGGACTCCTGCACTCAGAGCCCTGGCAATACGGGATCTGCTCCCAAACTAACAACTTCTGGGTGACACCAACTGACACATGGAGCAGATTAACAGACTTGTGTACTATTAAATCTTCTCAATCAGCCAAACACAATAATAGAAATAAACCAAACACggaaaatgtgaaatattaaataGCCCATAACAGCAAAACGCATAAGTTGTACGATCCCAACTCCACTGGTACGATCCAGCGAGACCGGGAATCCGGTTAGACAGAAAGTTACATCTAGGAGAAAGGAATCTATTGCTGAGAGAACCAAACAAAAGATCTTGTtgtttcccacagaggggagtaCCGGCTACTGTACTACGAGAACCCCGCTGACACCGATTCTGCCTGTAGGTATAATATACGAGGAACACAATAAATGCTGGGAATGAATGAACACCGGGCAAGACGAGATTTACAGAGTTTCTCCATTTGGATTTGCGCTTCTGTGACTACTGTAGAGCAAACAATAACTGTATCCTATGCAGGTGCTGAAGGGGCTGTGTGTGGGCACCTGCATCTTGTATTGTGACTGCAGTCACAGAACTGAAGCACCTTTAGGGGTGTTTAGACCACCCCCCCTTGGAACTGTGTGTGCAAAAGTTAATGAAAATCAGAAATCTGCTGCAATCTGTGGGATTTAATGATCTGTCAGGTGGGTACGGGggaaatatttgtttttgcaaaacaGAAGAAATGTGTTTCTGAGTTCTCAAAATTACATTTACCTAAATGAACCTTTTACGTCACTAGCAGACTCCTTACAGCTTGGAGAACCCCTCTGGGCACCGCCAGGTTAATGTGACGGGCACTGATGCCAGACTCTGGGCACCGCCAGGTTAATGTGACGGGCACTGATGCTAGACTCTGGGCACCGCCAGGTTAATGTGACGGGCACTGATGCCACAATCTGGGCACCACTGGGTAGATTAGGTAACGCTGCTACATATGTTGGATGCTGCAGGTACATTCTGGTCACTGTCCGGCACATTAATTTCTTGCAATCGCGTGTAAGACAGAATTGCTGGCTACTAACTTCCAGAGAAACTGAACAATAATCTAGAAGCTCCGTTCATAGATCTAAGCACATTGCATATAACAGACACATACAAGTCCTGACTCACCGTTATCACTTTCCCATCTTTAACCTCCACCACTAGAGAGAAACAAAGAACACGTGTAAATACGATATAATGAGGATAACAGGACATATTACATACACATCAGCTTTGTATTAAAGACTGCACGGAACTTTAAAATAAACGcggttttacatttaaaaataaaaatacaaaaacagaacttgattgtagtgcTGACCGTATTCAAATATATGCGGATCCAAATGAATCTGGGTGtcagtacgctctgcctaaacgttactggCCGCAtttagacacacagaacagaggccacacacatAAAGTGCCGATACAGTTCTGCAATATTGTGCCTTTCCCTTCGCACCCCTATGGGGTGCAAAGAGAAATCCGAGATGTTGCGGTAATGGGAATTGTGCAGCTGTGCGAAACTGCGGTTTTAACTGAGTATGCCCCATATACTGACACTTGTGTATTATAGGGATATATATTGCTATTGCTGCATAGAATATGTTAGCACAGGACAATAACATACAGTGAGATTATAGATCACATTTTTACATtgtggggtttttgttttgttttgtttttagcaatTTGTGGCATAGAACCATCCAAAGAAAATCAATAAATATCCCAAAACCTTTCCACAGATGtccacaagaaataaaaaaaaagtatttgtacCCCAAGTAATTGCAAGTTCATTCATCTCCATCTGGACCTCCTGTTGTCTTCCCTAAATATAAACCCCTTAGAGGCCAGCGCAGTACATTGTATAAAAGTGGAGGAAGTATGTTACTCCAGCCACATAGCTAGACCAGCCCCCTCCTGCCTCCAATCTTAGTTGTCGGACAAGAAGGGGTCAGTGGCTGTGATGGAAGATAATGTACATGGGTGACCAATCTAAAGACCTCCCATATAAGGAGTCCTCTCTGGACAGGTCAGAAGGAAGCAGCATTGGCTAAAGACCCACATCTATGCCTGCACAAAGTCTCCAAAATGCCATTTTGTGCTAGTTTTTGTCCTGAATGCTACGCGGTATGTATGGTataaacagggccggattaaccatagggctaactgggctgcagcccttgaaagtgctcagcagcagtattgatcagttgggggcgggggtgccccccggcgcgatcagtgctgctgagcactttcactgcggcccTTCCCCGGctagctgtagtctccttactaaggagatctcgtgagtctcactctcacgagatctcctcagtaaagagcgtacagcgcgccagggaaggaggtaagtgccgggggaggggggggggggtggggggggggggggcagctcggatcaccgggcgagggccctcacgggggaatggaggcccccttagcccaggggcctccattcccttaatccggccctgggtataaATCAAACACTGCACACCAGCCTGGTAACAACACCACTGCAATGTGGGTGCAGCATGTTATGTGATTGGCAAATGTCTGGGTGAGGTGTAGCAGTGGTACCAGATATACTGGTATGGCTGCATCAAGGGGTACCATACTTCTGGGGTTTTGAGAGAGTATTGTTAGTGGGGACACTATCCACATAACACTCAGCCAAGGGCGGTACTGTGGGTGGAAATGGACAGTGGATGAAAGTGGCCAAAAGAAGATTATATGACTTGTGCAGATCAATATGTGGGCTACACTCATCTAACAGGTAAAGTTGCTGTGTGcgggtgttatatatatatgttcgaTCCCTGGATAAGAGCAG encodes the following:
- the MRPS18A gene encoding large ribosomal subunit protein mL66, whose protein sequence is MAANSLLLSPVSRLLRLLPRPGWSVLGAQRSRGLRELVEVKDGKVITIEGRIVEEKMGQTPPNPTGQCPICRWNLKHKYEYTDVLVLSQFIRSDGGMLPRRLTGLCTEEQKKVTACVKMAHRAGLFPDHRPKMPEGHVPKPKFHLNRYLTFWSPSSVKPIYKKGLKWCKVKMPVGDPIMKNNVRYGRNPLCYKQ